One window of the Trifolium pratense cultivar HEN17-A07 linkage group LG2, ARS_RC_1.1, whole genome shotgun sequence genome contains the following:
- the LOC123906496 gene encoding ferredoxin-thioredoxin reductase catalytic chain, chloroplastic: MTSQASTFAVSVSSAPSPLRRRRNFSVVRAQVEPSDKSIEIMRKFSEQYARKSGTYFCSDKGVTAVVIKGLADHKDSLGAPLCPCRHYDDKAAEAAQGFWNCPCVPMRERKECHCMLFLTPDNDFAGNEQTITLDEIKESTENM; encoded by the exons ATGACCTCTCAAGCTTCAACCTTCGCCGTCTCTGTTTCCTCCGCCCCATCCCCTCTCCGTCGCCGCCGCAATTTCTCCGTCGTACGAGCTCAAG TGGAACCATCTGATAAATCCATTGAGATTATGAGGAAGTTCTCCGAGCAATATGCCCGTAAATCAGGAACCTACTTTTGTTCCGACAAAGGAGTAACTGCTGTTGTTATCAAG GGTTTGGCCGACCATAAAGATTCATTGGGTGCACCACTCTGCCCTTGCCG GCATTATGACGACAAAGCTGCTGAGGCTGCGCAAGGATTTTGGAATTGCCCGTGTGTTCCCATGAGAGAGAG GAAGGAGTGCCATTGCATGCTTTTTCTCACTCCCGATAACGATTTTGCCGGCAATGAACAG ACTATCACCTTGGATGAAATTAAAGAATCAACAGAAAATATGTAA
- the LOC123906494 gene encoding zinc finger AN1 domain-containing stress-associated protein 12 codes for MASGGTEAFPDLGKHCQHLDCHQLDFLPFTCDGCTQVFCVEHRSYKAHECPKHDHNSRKVVVCEECSMSMEITNNTGENEETILKKHHTSGKCDPSKKKKPTCPVKRCKEILTFSNTSICKTCHIKVCLKHRFAADHACGKRDSSSSLTNAAGNARWNNKFMAALASRNNQDCAKKAGNRSTTSPSVKAY; via the exons ATGGCATCAGGTGGAACAGAAGCTTTTCCAGATTTAGGCAAACACTGCCAACATCTTGATTGTCACCAGCTCGATTTCCTTCCTTTCACATGTGATGGCTGCACAcag GTATTCTGTGTAGAACATAGATCCTACAAGGCTCATGAATGTCCAAAACACGACCACAACAGCAGAAAAGTGGTTGTTTGCGAAGAATGTTCCATGTCCATGGAGATCACAAACAACACCGGAGAAAACGAAGAAACAATCTTAAAAAAGCACCACACTTCAGGGAAGTGTGATCCTagcaagaagaagaaaccaACTTGCCCAGTGAAGCGTTGCAAAGAGATTTTGACGTTTTCTAACACGAGTATTTGTAAAACTTGCCACATTAAGGTGTGTCTCAAACACCGTTTTGCAGCCGACCATGCTTGTGGTAAAAGAGATTCATCTTCCTCCTTAACAAATGCTGCTGGAAATGCAAGATGGAATAATAAGTTTATGGCTGCTTTGGCTTCAAGGAATAATCAAGATTGTGCCAAAAAAGCTGGAAATCGTTCAACTACTTCTCCTTCTGTTAAGGCTTATTGA
- the LOC123906497 gene encoding U-box domain-containing protein 40-like — protein MENHKNTNNKWRSPKKQTSLEPITTITPKMKWKKMMIFFNTTKTTQNPPHEFLCPISGSLMSDPVIVSSGHSFDRISIEACKNLNFTPQLQDGTTPNFTTLIPNLNLKSSILKWTQSSQTKIQTNPNLKTTENLVQTLISSKKHQKHQNDVVSEKNDQEEETRQISILTPRKTSYSSSEESIATATSSSSTTPRPQFQSFCYSSPSSSEIEPSTSPEEEEIVTKLRNPQHFIIEEALISLRKITRTKEETRVQLCTNRVLCSLRTLILSKTEVVRVNALASLVNLSLEKVNKVKIVRSGIVPPLIEVLKFGSCESQEHASCVFFSLALDDDNKTAIGVLGALLPLLHALKSESERTRHDSALALSHLSLVRSNRAKMVKLGFVSVLLGMVKSGHMMGQVLLILGNLGFGSDGRAAMLDAGVVECLVGLLGGVELDSESIRESCVGVLYALSHGGLRFKAVAKEIGVVEMLEKMEKMKSEKANEKVRRILEIMSEKEVEEEEVDWEELLDSGFSCQTMSRQDSGLDESSVNGAEF, from the coding sequence ATGGAGAAtcacaaaaacacaaacaacaaatggagaagtccaaaaaaacaaacatcatTAGAACCAATCACAACAATAACACCAAAGATGAaatggaagaagatgatgattttCTTCAACACAACAAAAACTACACAAAATCCACCTCACGAATTTCTCTGCCCCATTTCTGGTTCTCTCATGTCTGACCCTGTAATTGTCTCCTCAGGTCATTCCTTTGACAGAATCTCCATTGAAGCTTGTAAAAATCTCAACTTTACCCCTCAACTTCAAGATGGAACCACCCCCAATTTCACAACCCTAATTCCCAATCTTAATCTCAAATCCTCAATTCTCAAATGGACCCAATCATcacaaacaaaaattcaaacaaacccAAATCTCAAAACAACTGAAAACCTCGTACAAACATTAATTTCCtcaaaaaaacatcaaaagcATCAAAACGATGTCGTTTCAGAGAAAAACGACCAAGAAGAAGAAACACGACAAATCTCAATCTTAACACCACGAAAAACCTCGTACTCAAGCTCAGAGGAATCCATAGCTACTGCCAcgtcatcatcttcaacaacaCCACGACCTCAATTTCAAAGTTTCTGTTACTCTTCACCTTCTTCATCTGAAATTGAACCTTCAACATcaccagaagaagaagaaatcgtAACAAAACTCAGAAACCCACAACATTTCATAATCGAAGAAGCATTAATCTCTCTCAGAAAAatcacaagaacaaaagagGAAACAAGGGTTCAACTTTGCACGAACAGGGTACTATGTTCTTTGCGTACGTTAATTTTGTCGAAAACCGAGGTTGTAAGAGTCAACGCTCTTGCTTCATTAGTCAACCTTTCTCTTGAGAAAGTCAACAAAGTGAAGATCGTACGGTCAGGAATTGTTCCACCGTTGATTGAGGTATTGAAGTTTGGATCGTGTGAATCACAGGAACACGCTTCTTGTGTGTTCTTTAGTTTAGCGcttgatgatgataataaaaCTGCGATTGGTGTTTTAGGTGCTCTTTTGCCGTTACTTCACGCGCTTAAATCGGAGAGTGAGAGAACGCGCCATGATTCGGCTTTGGCGCTTTCTCATTTGTCTTTAGTGAGGAGTAATAGGGCCAAGATGGTTAAACTAGGTTTTGTTTCGGTTCTGTTGGGGATGGTTAAGTCGGGTCATATGATGGGTCAGGTTTTGTTGATTTTGGGTAATTTGGGATTCGGGTCGGATGGTCGGGCTGCTATGCTAGATGCGGGTGTTGTGGAGTGTTTGGTGGGTTTGTTGGGTGGGGTCGAGTTGGATTCTGAGTCAATTCGGGAGAGTTGTGTTGGCGTTTTGTATGCATTGAGTCACGGGGGGTTGAGGTTTAAGGCGGTGGCGAAGGAGATTGGGGTTGTCGAAATGTTGGAAAAGATGGAGAAAATGAAGAGTGAGAAGGCTAACGAGAAGGTGAGGCGGATATTGGAGATTATGAGTGAGAAAGAGGTGGAAGAGGAGGAGGTGGATTGGGAGGAATTACTTGACTCAGGGTTCAGTTGTCAAACTATGAGTCGACAAGATAGTGGGTTGGACGAGTCAAGTGTTAACGGAGCTGAGTTTTGA
- the LOC123906498 gene encoding peroxidase 63-like, with protein sequence MATTKTSSTKSKTTLLPLFLIFLINLNLSESKLTLDFYKQTCPQFDEIIQQTVTSKQIQSPTTAAATLRLFLHDCLLPNGCDASVLLSSTPFNKAERDNDINLSLPGDAFDLIVRIKTALELSCPNTVSCSDILVTATRDLLVMLGGPHFNVYLGRRDGRSSVSTAVNNFLPKPTMPMSQIIDIFAKRGFTVEEMVALSGAHTVGFSHCSEFTADIYNNSSNSGGYSSYNPRFVEGLKKACGDYKNNPTLSVFNDIMTPNKFDNVYFQNLPKGLGVLKSDHGLFSDNLTKPFVERFAADQDRFFKVFASSMQKLSLLGVKTGRRGEIRRRCDQIN encoded by the coding sequence atggcaacaacaaaaacatcctcaacaaaatcaaaaacaacattGTTGCCATTGttcttaatatttttaattaacctTAACCTCTCCGAATCAAAACTAACATTAGATTTTTACAAACAAACATGTCCACAATTTGATGAAATCATTCAACAAACAGTAACATCAAAACAGATCCAATCACCGACAACCGCCGCCGCCACACTCCGTCTCTTCCTCCATGACTGTCTCCTCCCTAACGGCTGCGACGCCTCCGTCCTCCTCTCCTCCACCCCCTTCAACAAAGCAGAACGCGACAACGACATCAATCTCTCTCTTCCCGGCGACGCTTTCGACCTCATCGTACGTATCAAAACCGCACTGGAACTTTCTTGTCCTAACACCGTTTCTTGCTCCGACATCCTCGTAACAGCAACACGTGATCTCTTAGTAATGCTTGGTGGTCCTCACTTCAATGTTTACCTCGGCCGTCGCGACGGCCGAAGTTCAGTCTCAACCGCCGTGAACAATTTTCTACCGAAACCAACTATGCCAATGTCGCAGATCATCGACATTTTCGCGAAAAGAGGTTTTACAGTTGAAGAAATGGTTGCTCTTTCTGGTGCTCATACAGTTGGATTCTCTCATTGTTCTGAATTCACTGCAGATATATACAACAATTCTTCGAATTCGGGTGGTTATTCGTCTTATAATCCTCGATTTGTTGAAGGATTAAAGAAGGCTTGTGGTGATTATAAGAATAATCCAACTTTATCTGTTTTTAATGATATTATGACACCAAATAAATTTGATAATGTTTATTTTCAGAATTTGCCTAAAGGTTTAGGGGTTTTGAAATCTGATCATGGTTTGTTTAGTGATAATTTAACTAAACCTTTTGTTGAAAGATTTGCTGCGGATCAAGATAGATTCTTTAAGGTTTTTGCTAGTTCTATGCAGAAGCTTAGTCTTTTGGGTGTTAAGACTGGTAGGAGAGGTGAGATTAGAAGAAGATGtgatcaaattaattga
- the LOC123904019 gene encoding uncharacterized protein LOC123904019, with protein sequence MAQSQLFSSGIELAPFVTSSSLLRKSWNVITSRDVDFVSNDGVGLSWKVYKEPNTDVTFVAFEAIPSDSSNLQSELVSSIQLKEKNFLHFEFLCTKENPCVSLNNTAVSLFCKNYQKLDLLKSEISSSSKLIITGLALGGSIASLFTLSLLNSLDSKKKKPLCITFGSPLIGDKSLQKSISQVTSWNSCFIHVVSCNDPLPRKFFTNHTSSYVPFGTFLMSYDAYSTCFENPDSVLAILESSIHDQNQVFHSLEYGKIVERLYHEAICKDNTNQTQGMNYSNSLHACISLQMLALGLAPHMQQQQQEIDIINALVKKMETLEKEFIVQKNRNIAKNKNSSMKLNTMKIDMAQLEWYKKISKNQNLGYYDSYKKSYTTSDQDVRRFRKSLTNYWEKMVEESLMKPQKESASLRTRWLYGGTTYRRMVEPLDIAQYYLNGGKDYVTSARSSHYKQLEDWFVEEATSKTTVGSKNVTRDNVESILTLDSCFWAHVEEALISCNQLKDVQSSVIEKEEATRKLIEFENYVYGLLMEYEVSPEIFLGESSYMAWWNQYKEIKGSLYSSKLTYFMSNAHNYNVQYVGGTYKFDHKLLYFNIILQAITMTQHKIFSSGIEHASFVTSYQILEKAWNVISSSDEGIVSNDGVGLCWKLYKEQSSDLTIIAFEASDLVLSSNPKEKNFPQFEFLYSKNITSFSFNETAVKLFDDNLQKLDQLKSEILGTNPLKPLIITGKGLGGSIASLFTISLLDNIGSTKKRPLCITFGSPLLGDKNLQKAISRSSNWNSCFIHIVSCYDPLPRRFITDTTYMPFGTFLFCSDSGSSSFENPDSSLLILITLSKITGQNQEFQSAKYGDLVEKLKHKAIFKDSSALAEDKTRSDSFAIGICLQLQQALGLTPRSLQEHNIDINDLETKITNLEKLFILQKRTSFDPSKKLNDMKRHMAQLEWYKKETKTKNIGYYDSFKNMNTKSDIDVVGFQKSLKIYWEKLVGDVETKPQKEGAAFRTRWLYAGTTYRKMVEPLAIAQYYKEGGKDYVNNERSKHFKNLEEWLEEDTTKTKKELNSTSRKDVEVILTIDSCFWAHVEEAILACNELKAVKDKEEVLEKLVEFENYVYGLLKDYAVSPEIFLSQSSYMSWWKDYKAIKGSSYTSKLVNFMNDAGTIKLYGSGSYDFP encoded by the exons GAATGATGGTGTTGGACTATCATGGAAAGTTTATAAAGAACCAAACACTGATGTTACTTTTGTAGCATTTGAGGCCATACCTTCAGATTCTTCCAATCTTCAATCTGAATTGGTTTCATCTATACAACTCAAAGAGAAGAATTTCCTTCATTTTGAGTTTTTATGTACTAAAGAAAATCCATGTGTTTCTCTTAACAATACTGCTGTTTCActcttttgtaaaaattatCAGAAGCTTGATCTGTTGAAATCTGAg ATTAGTAGCTCTTCTAAGCTGATAATTACTGGACTTGCTCTTGGAGGATCAATTGCTTCACTCTTCACTTTATCACTACTAAATAGTCTtgattcaaaaaagaaaaaaccactCTGCATCACCTTTGGTTCTCCACTAATTGGTGACAAAAGCTTGCAAAAATCCATATCACAAGTTACTTCATGGAATTCTTGCTTTATTCATGTTGTTTCTTGCAATGATCCACTTCCAAGGAAATTCTTCACAAATCATACTAGTTCTTATGTGCCCTTTGGAACATTTCTCATGTCTTATGATGCATATTCTACTTGTTTTGAGAATCCTGATTCTGTTTTGGCAATTCTTGAGTCTTCAATCCATGATCAAAATCAAGTGTTTCATTCTTTAGAGTATGGAAAAATTGTTGAAAGACTCTATCACGAAGCAATTTGCAAAGATAACACAAACCAGACTCAAGGGATGAATTATTCTAATTCACTTCATGCATGTATCAGCTTGCAGATGTTGGCATTAGGATTGGCACCACATATGCAG CAGCAACAACAGGAAATTGACATCATTAATGCTTTGGTAAAAAAGATGGAGACCCTAGAGAAAGAATTCATTGTTCAGAAAAATCGAAATATCGCGAAAAATAAGAATTCATCGATGAAATTAAATACAATGAAAATAGATATGGCTCAACTAGAATGGTACaagaaaatttcgaaaaatcaaaatttaggGTACTATGATAGTTACAAGAAAAGTTACACAACAAGTGACCAAGATGTTCGAAGATTCCGAAAAAGTCTCACAAATTATTGGGAAAAAATGGTTGAAGAATCACTAATGAAGCCTCAGAAAGAAAGCGCTTCGCTTCGTACTCGTTGGCTCTACGGAGGAACAACTTATAGGAGAATGGTTGAACCTTTAGATATAGCTCAATACTATCTCAATGGTGGTAAAGACTATGTGACTAGTGCAAGATCTAGTCACTACAAACAATTGGAGGATTGGTTTGTAGAAGAAGCAACATCAAAAACCACAGTTGGTTCAAAAAATGTTACTAGAGATAATGTGGAATCAATTTTAACTCTAGATTCTTGCTTTTGGGCACATGTTGAAGAGGCTCTTATTTCATGCAACCAATTGAAGGATGTACAATCTAGTGTCATTGAAAAGGAAGAGGCAACAAGAAAATTGATTGAATTTGAGAATTATGTTTATGGATTGCTAATGGAATATGAAGTGTCACCAGAGATTTTCCTTGGTGAAAGTAGCTATATGGCATGGTGGAATCAGTATAAGGAAATTAAGGGAAGTTTATATAGTTCAAAGCTCACATATTTTATGAGCAATGCTCATAATTATAATGTGCAATATGTTGGAGGAACTTATAAATTTGAT caTAAGCTTCTATATTTCAACATAATCTTGCAAGCAATCACCATGACACAACATAAAAT ATTTAGCAGTGGAATTGAGCATGCATCATTTGTGACAAGCTATCAAATCCTTGAAAAAGCATGGAATGTTATCTCATCTAGTGATGAAGGCATAGTTTCAAATGATGGTGTTGGATTGTGTTGGAAACTTTACAAAGAACAAAGTTCTGATTTGACTATTATAGCCTTTGAAGCTAGTGATTTGGTTCTATCTTCTAATCCTAAAGAGAAGAATTTTCCTCAGTTTGAGTTTTTGTATTCTAAGAATATCACTTCTTTCTCTTTTAACGAAACTGCTGTTAAACTCTTTGATGATAATCTTCAGAAGCTTGATCAGCTGAAATCTGAG ATTTTAGGTACCAATCCATTGAAACCATTGATAATTACTGGAAAAGGTCTTGGAGGATCAATTGCATCACTCTTCACAATATCACTATTAGATAACATTGGTTCGACAAAGAAACGTCCACTATGCATCACATTTGGTTCACCTCTTCTTGGAGATAAGAACTTGCAAAAAGCAATATCACGTAGTTCTAATTGGAATTCTTGCTTTATACACATTGTTTCATGCTACGATCCTCTTCCAAGGCGATTCATTACAGACACAACTTACATGCCTTTTGGAACATTTCTGTTCTGTTCCGATTCAGGTTCTAGTTCTTTTGAGAATCCTGATTCTAGTTTGCTAATTCTCATTACATTAAGCAAAATAACTGGTCAAAATCAAGAATTTCAATCTGCCAAGTATGGAGATTTAGTCGAGAAACTCAAACATAAAGCCATTTTTAAGGATTCTTCAGCACTGGCTGAAGACAAGACTCGTTCGGATTCATTTGCAATCGGTATCTGTTTGCAATTGCAGCAGGCACTGGGGTTGACGCCACGCAGTCTG CAAGAACATAACATTGATATCAATGATCTTGAAACAAAGATAACAAATCTAGAAAAATTATTCATCCTACAAAAGAGGACATCATTTGATCCATCCAAGAAATTGAATGACATGAAGCGACATATGGCACAACTTGAATGGTACAAAAAGGAGACAAAAACTAAGAACATAGGATATTATGACAGCTTCAAAAACATGAACACCAAATCCGACATTGATGTTGTTGGGTTtcaaaaatctctcaaaatttaTTGGGAAAAGTTGGTTGGAGACGTTGAGACGAAACCTCAAAAAGAAGGTGCGGCGTTTCGTACTCGCTGGCTCTACGCAGGAACTACTTATAGAAAAATGGTTGAGCCTCTAGCTATTGCTCAATACTATAAAGAAGGTGGTAAAGATTATGTGAATAACGAACGATCCAAACACTTCAAAAATTTGGAGGAATGGTTGGAGGAAGATacgacaaaaacaaaaaaagaattaaatagtACAAGTAGGAAAGATGTTGAAGTGATTTTGACTATAGATTCTTGCTTTTGGGCACATGTTGAAGAGGCTATACTTGCATGCAATGAGTTGAAGGCTGTGAAAGACAAAGAAGAAGTATTGGAGAAATTGGTTGAATTTGAGAACTATGTTTATGGTTTGCTTAAGGATTATGCCGTGTCGCCTGAGATTTTCTTGAGTCAAAGTAGCTATATGAGTTGGTGGAAGGATTATAAAGCTATCAAGGGATCTTCATACACTTCAAAACTTGTTAATTTCATGAATGATGCTGGTACGATTAAGCTGTATGGTTCGGGATCTTATGATTTCCCCTGA